The following proteins are encoded in a genomic region of Streptococcus equi subsp. equi:
- the mscL gene encoding large-conductance mechanosensitive channel, whose translation MLKELKAFLFRGNIIDLAVAVIVGSAFSAIVTSFVNDIITPLILNPALKAANVENIAQLAWNGIKYGSFLSAIINFLIVGTSLFFVVKVAQKAMPKKGEEEPAKPKTPTQEELLLDIRDLLAKK comes from the coding sequence ATGCTCAAAGAATTAAAAGCATTTTTATTTAGAGGGAATATTATCGACCTAGCAGTTGCGGTGATTGTTGGGAGCGCCTTTAGCGCTATTGTCACATCATTTGTCAACGACATTATCACACCGCTGATCCTAAACCCAGCCTTGAAAGCTGCAAATGTGGAAAACATTGCTCAGCTCGCCTGGAATGGCATCAAATATGGCAGCTTTCTCAGTGCTATTATCAACTTTTTAATTGTTGGTACCAGCCTTTTCTTTGTGGTTAAGGTCGCTCAAAAAGCAATGCCTAAAAAGGGAGAGGAAGAGCCCGCTAAGCCCAAAACACCAACTCAGGAAGAATTATTACTTGACATACGTGATTTGTTAGCCAAAAAATAA
- the aspC gene encoding transaminase, whose protein sequence is MKLPVFGVEEWLNQHEKRAVYDIAGSSIASLTLEELFDLTQEQPQAFYQQLHQKPLDYGWIEGSPDFKQAVAGLYQQQKARNILQTNGATGANFLVIYALLEAGDHVIAHYPSYQQLYDIPASLGVEVDYWQIREEQAWLPDLNELGAMIRPNTKMIMINNANNPTGAYMTKPYLEELINIAREHDIYLLSDEVYHSFTSDHLLAVADLYDKGITVNSMSKTFSIPGIRVGWVAASETICDQLRLYRDYTMICAGVFDDMVASLALKHADKLLQRNQAIIRTNLAILEDWITGEARASYHRPNEVSTAFVRLDIDEDMEAFALRLLEDYGTLVVPGNRFNQANHVRIGYCCQPQVLQAGLSRLSQCLKNIQ, encoded by the coding sequence ATGAAACTACCGGTATTTGGTGTAGAAGAGTGGCTAAATCAGCATGAAAAACGTGCTGTATACGATATTGCTGGCTCATCTATTGCTTCATTAACGCTTGAGGAGCTCTTTGACTTAACACAGGAGCAGCCTCAAGCCTTTTACCAGCAGCTGCATCAAAAGCCATTAGACTATGGCTGGATAGAAGGCTCTCCTGACTTTAAGCAGGCAGTGGCAGGGCTTTATCAGCAGCAGAAAGCTAGAAATATCTTGCAAACCAATGGGGCAACAGGTGCCAATTTTTTGGTTATTTATGCACTGCTTGAAGCAGGTGATCATGTGATTGCTCACTATCCTAGCTATCAGCAGCTATATGATATTCCAGCTTCTCTTGGAGTGGAGGTTGATTATTGGCAGATCAGAGAGGAGCAGGCTTGGCTGCCAGACCTTAATGAGCTAGGTGCCATGATTCGTCCCAACACAAAAATGATCATGATCAACAATGCCAACAACCCAACAGGTGCCTATATGACCAAGCCTTATTTAGAGGAGCTCATCAATATTGCTAGAGAGCATGATATTTACCTGCTAAGTGATGAGGTTTATCATTCCTTTACCTCTGATCATCTTTTAGCGGTGGCAGATTTGTATGATAAGGGGATTACTGTTAATAGCATGTCAAAAACCTTTTCGATTCCGGGCATTCGAGTTGGCTGGGTAGCCGCTTCTGAGACCATCTGTGATCAGCTTAGGTTATATCGAGATTACACAATGATCTGTGCAGGTGTTTTTGATGATATGGTGGCTTCGCTAGCCTTGAAGCATGCTGACAAGCTATTGCAGCGCAATCAAGCCATTATCAGGACTAACCTTGCTATCTTAGAGGACTGGATAACAGGTGAAGCCAGGGCCTCCTACCATAGACCGAATGAGGTCTCAACGGCCTTTGTTAGGCTAGATATAGATGAGGACATGGAAGCCTTTGCTTTGAGGCTGCTGGAGGATTACGGTACCTTGGTCGTTCCGGGAAATCGCTTTAATCAAGCAAATCATGTGAGAATCGGCTATTGCTGTCAGCCGCAGGTTCTACAGGCAGGATTAAGCAGACTATCGCAGTGCTTGAAAAATATTCAATAA
- the artP gene encoding amino acid ABC transporter, amino acid-binding/permease protein — protein sequence MNMKRLLVGALAMVSVFALAACGQANKTSLQDRIQEKGKLVVAVSPDYAPFEFKALVDGKDTIVGADIELAQAIADELGVKLELSAMNFDNVLSSLQTGKVDIAISGLSYTKERAKVYDFSEAYYETENAILVKASDAKHYANKDSLVGKKVAVQKGSIEEGLVKEQLNKANCVSLTVMGEAINELKSGQVQAVDLEAPVAAGFLAQHKDLALAPFKLQASDGDAKAVAMPKGSDDLRQTINKVIKQLNKDGKYKAFIQEAALLTGNAVE from the coding sequence ATGAACATGAAGCGATTATTAGTTGGAGCACTTGCTATGGTATCTGTTTTTGCTTTGGCAGCTTGTGGCCAAGCTAACAAGACGAGCCTTCAAGACAGGATCCAGGAAAAGGGAAAGCTGGTGGTTGCTGTTAGCCCTGACTATGCTCCTTTTGAATTTAAGGCCTTGGTTGACGGCAAGGATACTATTGTCGGAGCAGACATTGAGCTGGCACAGGCCATTGCTGATGAACTAGGGGTTAAGCTTGAACTCTCTGCTATGAATTTTGATAATGTCTTATCCAGTCTGCAAACTGGTAAGGTGGATATAGCGATTTCTGGTTTGTCCTACACCAAAGAGCGTGCCAAAGTGTATGATTTTTCTGAGGCTTACTATGAAACTGAAAATGCTATTTTGGTGAAAGCGTCAGATGCCAAGCATTATGCTAATAAGGATAGCTTAGTTGGCAAAAAGGTGGCTGTTCAAAAAGGCAGCATCGAGGAGGGCCTAGTCAAGGAGCAGCTTAATAAAGCCAACTGTGTTTCTCTAACTGTGATGGGTGAGGCTATTAATGAGTTGAAATCTGGGCAGGTGCAGGCTGTTGATTTGGAAGCACCAGTAGCTGCAGGCTTTTTAGCTCAACATAAAGACCTGGCTTTAGCACCATTTAAATTGCAGGCAAGTGATGGAGATGCTAAGGCTGTAGCTATGCCAAAGGGGAGTGATGACCTAAGGCAAACCATTAATAAGGTGATCAAGCAATTAAACAAGGATGGCAAATACAAGGCCTTTATTCAAGAAGCAGCATTATTAACAGGAAATGCAGTAGAATAG
- the rpsU gene encoding 30S ribosomal protein S21, whose protein sequence is MSKTVVRKNESLDDALRRFKRSVTKAGTLQESRKREFYEKPSVKRKRKSEAARKRKKF, encoded by the coding sequence ATGTCAAAAACAGTAGTACGTAAGAATGAATCGCTTGATGATGCTCTTCGTCGTTTCAAACGTTCTGTTACTAAAGCTGGTACTCTTCAAGAATCACGCAAGCGTGAATTCTACGAAAAACCTTCTGTAAAGCGTAAACGCAAATCAGAAGCAGCTCGCAAACGTAAAAAATTCTAA